From Amycolatopsis sp. YIM 10, the proteins below share one genomic window:
- the guaA gene encoding glutamine-hydrolyzing GMP synthase translates to MNSSTGPVLVVDFGAQYAQLIARRVREAQVYSEVVPHTAAVDELLAKNPSAIILSGGPSSVYEEGAPAMDPALVEAGVPVFGICYGFQLLARALGGTVEATGAREYGRTEVKVSGDGGVLHDELPARHPAWMSHGDSVTKAPEGAVVTATSDGAPVAGFEDTERRIAGVQYHPEVGHSPHGQEVLRRFLHEIAGIRPQWTTASIVEEQIAAISAQVGDGRAICGLSGGVDSAVAATLVQRAIGDRLTCVFVDHGLLRAGERTQVERDFVAATGVNLVTVDARERFMDALAGVTDPEQKRKIIGREFIRVFEQAERDLKAEGDYRFLVQGTLYPDVVESGGGAGTSNIKSHHNVGGLPDDLAFELVEPLRLLFKDEVRRVGLELGLPETIVHRQPFPGPGLGIRIIGEVTPDRLATLRAADAIAREELTAAGMDRDIWQCPVVLLADVRSVGVQGDGRTYGHPVVLRPVSSEDAMTADWTRLPYEVLERISTRITNEVAEVNRVVLDVTSKPPGTIEWE, encoded by the coding sequence GTGAACAGCAGCACCGGGCCGGTGCTCGTGGTGGACTTCGGGGCGCAGTACGCGCAGCTGATCGCGCGGCGCGTCCGCGAGGCCCAGGTCTACTCCGAGGTGGTACCGCACACCGCCGCAGTCGACGAGCTGCTGGCGAAGAACCCGTCCGCGATCATCCTTTCGGGTGGACCGTCCAGTGTGTACGAAGAGGGCGCGCCCGCGATGGACCCGGCGCTGGTCGAGGCGGGCGTGCCGGTCTTCGGCATCTGCTACGGCTTCCAGCTGCTGGCCAGGGCGCTCGGCGGCACCGTGGAGGCGACCGGGGCGCGCGAGTACGGCCGCACCGAGGTCAAGGTCAGCGGTGACGGCGGGGTCCTGCACGACGAACTGCCCGCGCGGCACCCCGCGTGGATGAGCCACGGCGACAGCGTGACCAAGGCACCCGAAGGCGCGGTGGTCACCGCGACCTCCGACGGTGCGCCGGTGGCCGGTTTCGAGGACACCGAGCGCCGGATCGCCGGCGTGCAGTACCACCCCGAGGTCGGGCACTCCCCGCACGGGCAGGAGGTGCTGCGCCGGTTCCTGCACGAGATCGCCGGTATCCGTCCACAGTGGACCACCGCGTCCATTGTGGAGGAGCAGATCGCCGCGATCTCCGCGCAGGTCGGTGACGGCAGGGCGATCTGCGGGCTGTCCGGCGGGGTGGACTCGGCGGTGGCCGCCACCCTGGTGCAGCGCGCCATCGGCGACCGGCTCACCTGTGTTTTTGTCGACCACGGCCTGCTTCGCGCGGGCGAGCGCACCCAGGTGGAGCGGGACTTCGTCGCGGCGACCGGGGTCAACCTGGTCACCGTGGACGCGCGCGAGCGGTTCATGGACGCGCTCGCCGGCGTCACCGATCCCGAGCAGAAGCGCAAGATCATCGGGCGCGAGTTCATCCGCGTGTTCGAGCAGGCCGAGCGCGATCTCAAGGCGGAGGGCGACTACCGGTTCCTGGTGCAGGGCACGCTCTACCCGGACGTGGTCGAGTCCGGCGGCGGCGCGGGCACCTCGAACATCAAGAGCCACCACAACGTCGGCGGCCTGCCCGACGACCTGGCCTTCGAACTGGTGGAACCGCTGCGGCTGCTGTTCAAGGACGAGGTGCGCCGGGTCGGGCTCGAACTGGGCCTGCCGGAGACGATCGTGCACCGGCAGCCGTTCCCCGGGCCGGGGCTGGGCATCCGGATCATCGGCGAGGTCACCCCGGACCGGCTGGCCACGCTGCGCGCCGCCGACGCGATCGCGCGCGAGGAGCTGACCGCGGCCGGCATGGACCGCGACATCTGGCAGTGCCCGGTGGTGCTGCTGGCCGACGTGCGCAGCGTCGGCGTGCAGGGCGACGGCCGGACCTACGGGCACCCGGTGGTGCTGCGGCCGGTGTCCAGCGAGGACGCGATGACCGCGGACTGGACCCGCCTGCCGTACGAGGTGCTGGAGCGCATCTCCACCCGGATCACCAACGAGGTGGCCGAGGTGAACCGCGTGGTGCTGGACGTGACCAGCAAGCCGCCCGGCACGATCGAGTGGGAATAA
- a CDS encoding PspC domain-containing protein: MSGTSTQPPDTSKPVLNGFEETVKDFWASRPRRPKQGRKVAGVAAAIGNRYGIDPVVVRVALVAATVFGGIGIGLYVVGWLLFADEHDEVAPIEGLIGRGRTSMNPGLTVVLACSLFFLIPWSFAGNWFDGGGFFGLGLILLALYLLHRSRGQFNRPAVPPAPGHDAGFTMTDGGTTVSSSTDAPPQWDPLGAAPFAWDLPDPHPAPVLADEPPPPPVPRRRSSAVGKATFAVALVTAGVLTTLGITGVPWFTPAHIIGVTLGVLGIGMVAGSLTGGGRGLIGLAVPLSIAGVAMTAVPFHAVGGGVGSIDATPRTAAEVRPVYEQTAGDIDLDLTQLPAGTPVKTTVRTTFGSSTVTVPEDADVRVTCESSVGDIECLGREHSGLGNAPISVVDSGTDGVGGPQYDLTVTTSTGSVEVRRG, from the coding sequence ATGAGTGGGACATCGACGCAGCCGCCGGACACTTCGAAGCCGGTGCTCAACGGTTTCGAAGAAACGGTCAAGGACTTCTGGGCGAGCCGCCCGCGCCGCCCGAAGCAGGGGCGCAAGGTCGCGGGTGTGGCGGCGGCGATCGGCAACCGCTACGGCATCGACCCGGTGGTGGTGCGGGTGGCGCTCGTCGCCGCGACCGTGTTCGGCGGCATCGGCATCGGCCTGTACGTGGTCGGCTGGCTGCTCTTCGCCGACGAGCACGACGAGGTCGCCCCGATCGAAGGGCTGATCGGCCGCGGCCGGACGTCGATGAACCCGGGCTTGACCGTGGTGCTGGCCTGCTCCCTGTTCTTCCTCATCCCCTGGTCGTTCGCCGGCAACTGGTTCGACGGCGGCGGGTTCTTCGGCCTCGGCCTGATCCTGCTCGCGCTGTACCTGCTGCACCGCAGTCGCGGCCAGTTCAACCGTCCCGCCGTGCCGCCGGCTCCCGGCCACGACGCGGGATTCACCATGACCGACGGAGGTACCACCGTGTCCAGCAGCACCGACGCGCCCCCGCAGTGGGACCCGCTCGGCGCGGCGCCGTTCGCCTGGGATCTGCCCGATCCCCATCCGGCGCCGGTGCTCGCCGACGAGCCCCCGCCGCCGCCGGTCCCGCGGCGCCGCTCGTCCGCGGTCGGCAAGGCGACCTTCGCGGTGGCACTGGTCACCGCCGGGGTGCTGACCACGCTCGGCATCACCGGGGTGCCGTGGTTCACCCCGGCGCACATCATCGGCGTGACGCTCGGTGTGCTCGGGATCGGCATGGTCGCCGGCTCGCTCACCGGCGGCGGCCGCGGCCTGATCGGGCTGGCCGTGCCGCTGTCCATCGCCGGGGTGGCGATGACCGCGGTGCCGTTCCACGCGGTCGGCGGCGGGGTCGGCAGCATCGACGCGACGCCGCGCACGGCCGCCGAGGTGCGCCCGGTCTACGAGCAGACCGCCGGCGACATCGATCTCGACCTGACCCAGCTGCCCGCCGGCACCCCGGTGAAGACCACCGTGCGCACCACGTTCGGCAGCTCGACGGTGACCGTGCCGGAGGACGCGGACGTGCGGGTCACCTGTGAAAGCTCGGTCGGCGACATCGAGTGCCTCGGCCGCGAGCACAGCGGCCTCGGCAACGCGCCGATCTCGGTGGTCGACAGCGGCACCGACGGGGTCGGCGGCCCGCAGTACGACCTGACCGTGACCACTTCGACCGGCAGCGTGGAGGTGCGCCGTGGCTGA